In Paenibacillus segetis, the genomic window TCCTGCTTTCACGCTAATAAAAGAGCCAGTTGAATTTTTTGCCGTAATCGCCTTCGTTTTGTTATCGACTGCCGTATTATAATTTAGCTCGGTTAGAACAGCCTTCATAGGAATTAGAGTGGTGTTACCTTCAACGACGGTTGGGTATTTTGATGATAAAATCTTACCGTCTATATAGAGAGTGTAAGTAACAGGAGCAGCGGCAGAAGTTGAGGGAGCGAAAGAGAAAAGACCGGCGGAGATAACTAAGCACCCTATAATCATTAAATAAACTATTTTTTTCATAAATCCTCCTTTATGATTCATATTTTTCAAAATAATAGGATTATTTTCTTAAATATATCATAGAAGGTCAAAGCAATTAGTCCAAAATTTTCCTATTAATCGAATTATTTCGCCTAAATATTCATATTAAAATTATCCGATACATGACGCGTAGGAAATTTCTTCTTGCCACGCGGTGTATTTTTTGATATTTTGTTAGTAACAAATTGTTATTATCAAATATATACTAAGTATACACTTAAAGAATGAGTGGAGAAAGCTGAGGGGATACAGATGAAGAAGTACGTAGGCGGTTGGAACATGTTCGAGATAGCTTGGTTGGTTTTGTTTACCTCGATCGCAATTGGGTTTACGGTGATTTCAAAGGATTCCTTACTCGGATTTACAGTCTTCATCACTGGGGTACTATGTGTGGTACTCACGGCAAAAGGAAAACTGATGAGCTATGTGTTCGGTATGTACAATACGGTAGGCTACGCATATTTGGCTTACGTGAACGGTTTGTTTGGAGAGGTAATGCTGAATTTGCTCTTCTTTGTTCCTATGAATGTGATTGGCTTCTATATGTGGAAAAATAACCTCCAAGGCGGCAAGTTGTCGATGCGCCAAATGAAACTTAAAGGTCTGCTCCAAGTCGGAGTAGTTTGCGTATTAGGCTGCTTGTTGCTAGGGTTTGGACTTTCGTTCATACCGGGGCAGAACTCGCCTTACATCGATGCCACAACGACGGTGTTATCCATCGTGGCTACCCTGTTAATGGTTCGAAGATTCAAGGAACAATGGCTGATTTATATTGTACTGAATATGTTTACGGTGCTGTTATGGGTAATTCGTATGATCGAAGGCAGTGGCGAAGGCTTGCTGATGATCGTGATGTGGAGCGCGTATTTGGTTAACGCGATATATGGTTATTACAATTGGAATAAAGGGGCCAAGGAGGTATTGTCCGCATGAAGACACTTGGATTAACACTGGGAAAGTTTGCTCCGCTGCATAAAGGACATCAGTCTATGATCGAAACGGCACTGCAAGAGGTCGATGAATTAATTGTGGTGATCTACGAGACGACGGTTATCACGATTCCGCTTCATATTCGGGCGAACTGGATACGGAAGCTCTATCCGACGGTTCGGGTGATCGAAGCCTGGGATGGTCCGGATGGATATTCAGACGACCGGGAGCATGAGATCCGGGAAGAGCAGTATATTTTGGGGTTGTTGGAAGGTGAGCAGGTTACTCATTTTTACTCCAGCGAGTTTTACGGAGAGCATATGAGCGTCGCCTTGGGTGCTGTGGATCGGCGGGTTGATGAAGCTCGCGTACGGGTTCCGATCTCGGCGACGATGATCCGTTCTAATCCTTATAAATACCGGGAGTTTGTAAGTGATATTGTGTACCGGGATTTAATCACAAAGGTTGTTTTTGTGGGGGCGATGTCGACAGGCAAATCCACGATCACCGAAGCGTTAGCGCGGCGGTATCACACGTCCTTTGCAAGTGAATATGGGCGGGATTATTGGACCGAGCATCAGGTGGACCGCAGAATCGGCCTGGAAGCGTTCGACGAAATCGCAGTTGGACATATCGAACGGGAGGAGAAGGCATTGCTGGGAGCGGATCGTTATCTTTTTGTCGATACCAATGCGATAACCACGTATATGTACGCCCTAGACTATCACGGCCGTGCCCCGGAGCTCTTAACCCGGATCGCCCTGGAGAACGCACAGCTCTATGATCTGTTTTTCCTGTGCGACGACGATATTCCTTACGATGATACTTGGGATCGCAGCGGGGATCAGAAACGGCAAGTTTTCCATAGACAGATCATCGCGGACTTGCAGGCACGGCGGATCCCCTTTATCACGTTGCGTGGCAGCCTGGAGGAAAGAATGCATAAGGTGGACGAAGTGTTGGCCAAGTTCGAGCCTTACCGGAACTATTTCGGGGAGCTCAATGGCTAAGAATATAGGAATTAAGGAGGCAAAGTGGATGGATTTGTTGGATCGCGATGGACTTACAGAACGTGAATTCCTGGAGCAATATCGGGTTGGCGATTACGAGCGGCCTTCGGTGGCGACGGATATGGTCATTTTCACTGTAACGGATGCGGAGCCGGACAGTTACCGCAAGTTACCGGATAAAGAGCTGCGAATTCTGCTTATTCGCCGAGGGGGGCACCCTTTCATTGGTAAATGGGCGCTGCCAGGTGGCTTCGTCCGCCCGGACGAGACGACGGAGCAGGCTGCGGCAAGGGAGTTGAGCGAGGAAACGGGTGTGGATGACGTTCATTTAGAGCAGTTATACACCTTTAGTGATGTTGGGCGGGACCCCCGCACCTGGGTGATCAGTTGTAGCTACATGGCCTTGATCAACAGTGACCAGGTGCAGCTACAGGCAGGAGATGACGCTGCCGACGTCGCCTGGTTCAAGGTATCCTATAGGCTTCTATGGGAGCGGAAAGAACTGATTAAGGATGGATACGTCAAGACACTGGAATATGAGCTTAAGCTCAGTATCGAAGGAGAAGAGCTAACGGCAATTGTGGATCGGACGGTTGCGGTAAAAGTGAACTCGACGTCAACCACCTACTCGATCGTATCGAATGATGGATTGGCTTTTGATCATGCGAAGATTATTGCCTGCGCCATCGAGCGGTTGCGGGGAAAAGTGAATTATACCGATATTGCACTACACTTGATGCCACAGCTGTTCACCTTAACAGAGCTGCAGCAAGTTTACGAGGTAATCTTGGACAAGGAGCTGCTGAAGGCGGCTTTCCGGCGTAAAGTGAATGATCTCGTAGTGGAAACTGATCATTACACCGAAAATGCGGGGCACCGTCCATCCCGCTTATATCGGAGAAGTTTGGAGGATTAACGATGATATATAATCTTGAAGAGTTAAGAAAAGCATATAACGCGGGCAAAACGTTTAAGTTCGTGTTCTTTTGGGGCCATACGCCGCCTAAGGACGGGAGTGTCGATAAAAGCTGTTTCAGCCAATGGTGGATGTGCCCGTTCACGGTAGAGGAGACGAAGTATTCTTGTGCCGAGCAGTTCATGATGGCTGAGAAGGCAAGGATGTTCGGCGATGGCGAAATGCTGGAGTCGATCCTAAAAGCCAAGCATCCTAAAGAAATGAAAGCTTATGGGCGTGCGGTCCAGAACTTCGATAAGGACATTTGGGACAGAGAATGTTACGACATTGTCAAAAGGGCCAGCTTGGCTAAATTTTCGCAGAATCCGGAGCTTGGTAAATATCTCATGTCGACGAAGAATCGCATCCTCGTCGAAGCCAGCCCGCGGGACCGCATTTGGGGGATCGGTATGGGTCAGTCCAATCCGGACGCGGAGAATCCCGTGAAATGGCGTGGTAGAAACCTACTGGGATTCGCGCTGAGCGAGGCGCGGGACGAGTTACTGCGGGGTTAGCTTGAAGTCCCTCTTCACTCAGCACAACAAAGAAAGAACCGGCAGAAAAATGCCGGTTCTTTTACATGTAAATGATTTGCATTCAAAGAAACATCGTGATAAGATTAGAAGATCACTGACAAATTGTAAATGAACATAGATATATCATGTTACCTTACAATAATATAATATCATATGGATTTACCGTTTGTCAAATATTAATTTTGCTTCTTTATAACAAGATTGAAAAGGAGCGTGTTGAGCAAGATGATAAGCGCAAAGGATTGGCAGCAAGAGCAGGAGCGGCTTGATCTGGTAACAGAAGGACTGCGGTCACAAATCGCTGAACTGGAACCAGAAGTATCCGGATTACGTGAACAGGTGACCGATATTCGCAAGCAGTTCTGGGAGGAAGTTACGGTCAATACGAGCACGGAAGAAGATTTCGAAGAGACCTTCTACAGTATAAAGCAGCAAGAAGCGCTGTTGTCCGAGCGGGAACGCAGTCATCGGCAACGGATGCAACGTTTGAAAAGTATGAAACGGCTGTTGCCGTCCCCCTACTTTGGACGAATTGATTTTCAAGAGGACGGCACGGGGTTCAGTGAGCAAATATATATCGGTGCATCATCCTTCGCTGATGAGGATGCCATGAATTTTCTAGTCTACGACTGGCGAACACCCATTGCAAGCATGTATTATGACTATTCCCCAGGGCCATCAGATTATGATACGCCGGGTGGAGAAATAACGGGTGAGATGACGCTGAAGCGTCAATACCAGATCACTGACGGTCAGCTCCAGAATGTGTTCGATACGAGCTTAACTATCGGCGATGAGTTGCTCCAGCAAGTCCTGGGTAAGGGCGCGAATGCGCAAATGAAGAGTATCGTGGCGACGATTCAAAAAGAGCAAAACACCATCATCCGTAACGATAAGAGTCGTATGCTCATTGTGCAGGGGGCAGCTGGTAGCGGAAAGACATCCGCAGCTCTGCAACGGGTAGCGTATTTGTTGTATAAACACCGTGATCGGCTCAAGGCGGACCAGATCGTTCTTTTCTCGCCTAATCCGATGTTTAACAGTTATGTATCCACGGTACTTCCCGAACTCGGCGAGGAGAACATGCAGCAGACGACCTTTCAGGAATATCTTGAATATTGGCTTGGATCGACGATGCGTATAGAGGACCCGTTTGAGCAAATCGAATACGCCTTAACAGCAAATCTATCTGAGGAGTATGAAGCGCGGTTAAGTGGGATGCACTATAAGGCGTCTGAGAATTTCCTACATGCTATCCAAAGCTATGCGTTGTGGCTAGGGGAGGAGGGCATGCGCTTCCGTAGTATCCAATTCCGGGGCCGCGAGCTAATTACCGCGGAACAAATGAAGTCGCAATTTTATAGCTATGACCGTTCCATTCGTCTGGCTAATCGCATGGGTCTGCTACGTGAATGGTTACTGCGAGAGCTGACTACGCTGGAGCGTCAAGAACGGGATGAGCTCTGGGTTCAAGATGAACTCAATTATCTCGACAATGAGCAATATGCCGAAGCCTACAGCGCGTTGCTTAAGAAGTACCAGCGAGAAGAGGCGGTCTTCGACTTTACGAAGCAGTATGAAGAGGTCTATGGTGATTTTCGCGGGCAGGAGTTGGGGGAAGAGAACGTCTTCGATTTTTCCGTACAGGAAGAATCACTGCTGCGTCGGATGGTTGTAAAAGAACATTTCAAGCCGCTGAGGAGAGACGTGAAGCGGTTCATGTTCATAGATGTGGTAGGGCTGTACGATCAGTTGTTTAGCGAGGATGCCACTTTTCGGAGAATGACGAACGAGACGGAAGTGCCAAAAGAGTGGCCCGCAATCTGTAAACAAACGAAGGAAAAGCTGAGTCGGCTCGAACTGTTTTATGAGGATGCAACGCCATATTTATATTTAAAGGAACTCGTCGAGGGGGCTCGGACCAATACGATGGTACGGCATGTATTTGTTGACGAAGGCCAGGATTATTCACCGTTCCAATACGTGTTCCTCAAACGGTTGTTTCCGCGTGCTCGTATGACGGTGCTCGGGGATTTTGGTCAAGCGATCTTCCCACAAGCGACGAATCTACAGGAGGTCGACTCACCGTTGATCCGACTCTACGATGAAAGCGAAACGAGCCTGATTCGCCTTGTCCAAAGTTATCGTTCAACACGTGAGATTGTCGAATTTACGAGGGCGCTGCTACCAAACGAAGAGATTGTTCCCTTTCAGAGGGCTGGTAGGAAGCCTTGTCTCTTGAAGGCTGGCAGTAGTGAAAAGCGGGCAGCACGAATTATCGCAGACCTCGCCGATCTTAAGGCTGAAGGATTCGACTCCTTCGCCATTATTACGAAAAATGCAGCTGAAAGCCTCGAATCTTACGAGACATTGACAGCACAGGGTTGTGAGACCCTACGGCTCATCACGAAGGAGACGATCACTTTTGAGAAAGGGATAGCGGTTATGCCTGCCTATCTCGCCAAGGGTGTCGAATTCGATGCTGTATTGATCTATGATGCTTCTTCGCAGACATATCACCGGGAAAGCGAGCGTAAGCTCTTTTATACAGCATGTACGCGTGCGATGCATCGGCTTCTGCTCTATACGACAGGGGAATGGACACCATATATCCAGGCAGTGGATACGTCTTTGTATGAGGAAGAGTAGAGGTAAGACAAAAACTTCAAAATGACTTCAATATACGCTCGGGGATTCCGAGCGTTTTTTTTCTTTAAAATGGTCGCATAAAAAAAATCCAGCCCAGCATCACAATTTCACTTGCACCTTACGTAACGTAATGTTTTAAAATAGGGTTACCAGTATTTTACTATTACCAAAGAGTGGAGAGGAGATGGTAAATGAAGAGTCATTGGAAGGTCGGGGACCTCGCCAAGCTGACGGGGCTTACCGTACGAACCCTACGCTTTTATGATCAAATCGGTTTGTTATCTCCATCCGGTCAGACGGAATCGGG contains:
- the pnuC gene encoding nicotinamide riboside transporter PnuC, with translation MKKYVGGWNMFEIAWLVLFTSIAIGFTVISKDSLLGFTVFITGVLCVVLTAKGKLMSYVFGMYNTVGYAYLAYVNGLFGEVMLNLLFFVPMNVIGFYMWKNNLQGGKLSMRQMKLKGLLQVGVVCVLGCLLLGFGLSFIPGQNSPYIDATTTVLSIVATLLMVRRFKEQWLIYIVLNMFTVLLWVIRMIEGSGEGLLMIVMWSAYLVNAIYGYYNWNKGAKEVLSA
- a CDS encoding AAA family ATPase, which produces MKTLGLTLGKFAPLHKGHQSMIETALQEVDELIVVIYETTVITIPLHIRANWIRKLYPTVRVIEAWDGPDGYSDDREHEIREEQYILGLLEGEQVTHFYSSEFYGEHMSVALGAVDRRVDEARVRVPISATMIRSNPYKYREFVSDIVYRDLITKVVFVGAMSTGKSTITEALARRYHTSFASEYGRDYWTEHQVDRRIGLEAFDEIAVGHIEREEKALLGADRYLFVDTNAITTYMYALDYHGRAPELLTRIALENAQLYDLFFLCDDDIPYDDTWDRSGDQKRQVFHRQIIADLQARRIPFITLRGSLEERMHKVDEVLAKFEPYRNYFGELNG
- a CDS encoding NUDIX hydrolase; the encoded protein is MDLLDRDGLTEREFLEQYRVGDYERPSVATDMVIFTVTDAEPDSYRKLPDKELRILLIRRGGHPFIGKWALPGGFVRPDETTEQAAARELSEETGVDDVHLEQLYTFSDVGRDPRTWVISCSYMALINSDQVQLQAGDDAADVAWFKVSYRLLWERKELIKDGYVKTLEYELKLSIEGEELTAIVDRTVAVKVNSTSTTYSIVSNDGLAFDHAKIIACAIERLRGKVNYTDIALHLMPQLFTLTELQQVYEVILDKELLKAAFRRKVNDLVVETDHYTENAGHRPSRLYRRSLED
- a CDS encoding NADAR family protein, whose amino-acid sequence is MIYNLEELRKAYNAGKTFKFVFFWGHTPPKDGSVDKSCFSQWWMCPFTVEETKYSCAEQFMMAEKARMFGDGEMLESILKAKHPKEMKAYGRAVQNFDKDIWDRECYDIVKRASLAKFSQNPELGKYLMSTKNRILVEASPRDRIWGIGMGQSNPDAENPVKWRGRNLLGFALSEARDELLRG
- the helD gene encoding RNA polymerase recycling motor HelD; this encodes MISAKDWQQEQERLDLVTEGLRSQIAELEPEVSGLREQVTDIRKQFWEEVTVNTSTEEDFEETFYSIKQQEALLSERERSHRQRMQRLKSMKRLLPSPYFGRIDFQEDGTGFSEQIYIGASSFADEDAMNFLVYDWRTPIASMYYDYSPGPSDYDTPGGEITGEMTLKRQYQITDGQLQNVFDTSLTIGDELLQQVLGKGANAQMKSIVATIQKEQNTIIRNDKSRMLIVQGAAGSGKTSAALQRVAYLLYKHRDRLKADQIVLFSPNPMFNSYVSTVLPELGEENMQQTTFQEYLEYWLGSTMRIEDPFEQIEYALTANLSEEYEARLSGMHYKASENFLHAIQSYALWLGEEGMRFRSIQFRGRELITAEQMKSQFYSYDRSIRLANRMGLLREWLLRELTTLERQERDELWVQDELNYLDNEQYAEAYSALLKKYQREEAVFDFTKQYEEVYGDFRGQELGEENVFDFSVQEESLLRRMVVKEHFKPLRRDVKRFMFIDVVGLYDQLFSEDATFRRMTNETEVPKEWPAICKQTKEKLSRLELFYEDATPYLYLKELVEGARTNTMVRHVFVDEGQDYSPFQYVFLKRLFPRARMTVLGDFGQAIFPQATNLQEVDSPLIRLYDESETSLIRLVQSYRSTREIVEFTRALLPNEEIVPFQRAGRKPCLLKAGSSEKRAARIIADLADLKAEGFDSFAIITKNAAESLESYETLTAQGCETLRLITKETITFEKGIAVMPAYLAKGVEFDAVLIYDASSQTYHRESERKLFYTACTRAMHRLLLYTTGEWTPYIQAVDTSLYEEE